From the genome of Haloterrigena sp. KLK7, one region includes:
- the larB gene encoding nickel pincer cofactor biosynthesis protein LarB, translating into MRELLEAVADGSLSPSAAEAQLRGYVTGEAGRFDAARKQRRGIPEAILAEGKSAPQVVALAETALETTDRALVTRVSDPQVEALETSLEETFPDATLERRGSTVRVLAADYDPPSLEATVGIVTAGTVDGPVADEAEVVCVDAGATIDRIDDIGVAALDRTLDQVDRLREVDVLIVAAGREGALPTVIAGLVDTPVIGVPVSSGYGHGGDGEAALAGLLQSCTVLSVVNIDAGFVAGAQATLIARAIDRAREEG; encoded by the coding sequence ATGCGCGAACTGCTCGAGGCCGTCGCTGACGGCTCGCTCTCGCCGTCGGCGGCCGAAGCACAACTCAGAGGATACGTGACCGGCGAGGCCGGCCGGTTCGACGCGGCCCGAAAGCAGCGCCGCGGCATTCCGGAGGCCATCCTCGCCGAGGGGAAGTCGGCCCCACAGGTCGTCGCGCTCGCCGAGACCGCTCTCGAGACGACCGACCGAGCGCTCGTGACTCGCGTCTCCGACCCGCAGGTCGAGGCCCTGGAGACGAGTCTCGAGGAGACGTTCCCCGACGCCACCCTCGAGCGCCGAGGATCGACGGTTCGGGTGCTGGCGGCCGACTACGACCCGCCGTCGCTCGAGGCGACCGTGGGAATCGTGACGGCGGGGACCGTCGACGGTCCCGTCGCCGACGAGGCGGAGGTCGTCTGCGTCGACGCGGGAGCGACCATCGACCGGATCGACGACATCGGCGTCGCGGCGCTCGACCGGACGCTCGATCAGGTCGACCGCCTCCGGGAGGTGGACGTCCTGATCGTCGCCGCTGGCCGGGAGGGGGCGCTCCCGACGGTCATCGCCGGGCTCGTCGACACGCCGGTCATCGGCGTCCCCGTCTCGAGCGGCTACGGCCACGGCGGCGACGGCGAGGCCGCGCTCGCGGGGCTGCTCCAGTCGTGTACCGTCCTCTCGGTCGTCAACATCGACGCGGGATTCGTCGCCGGCGCACAGGCGACGCTGATCGCGCGAGCGATCGATCGCGCCCGCGAGGAGGGGTGA